From the Candidatus Saccharimonadaceae bacterium ML1 genome, one window contains:
- a CDS encoding MGMT family protein: MGDNQLPIASLRDRVYALMSELPNDKVTTYGDLAALAGYPYAARRVGEIAHGGPTNLPWHRLVNAKGGLAIGFPEGRVAQKQLLAQDGIVCDERWHVIEFEERRWRPEL, from the coding sequence ATGGGTGATAATCAGCTGCCAATTGCAAGTTTGCGCGATCGCGTTTATGCGCTGATGTCTGAGTTACCGAACGATAAAGTTACGACTTATGGTGATTTAGCGGCGTTAGCTGGATATCCATATGCAGCGCGACGTGTTGGTGAAATTGCACATGGCGGTCCGACTAATTTGCCGTGGCATCGTTTAGTGAACGCAAAAGGTGGGCTAGCGATTGGCTTTCCGGAAGGGCGAGTGGCGCAGAAACAGTTACTTGCCCAGGATGGTATAGTCTGTGATGAGCGTTGGCATGTGATTGAATTTGAGGAGCGACGATGGCGACCAGAACTGTGA
- a CDS encoding Translation initiation factor IF-3, giving the protein MSRTDALNAARQAGVDLVEISPKADPPVAKIIDWGKYQYQKMKEQQKARRNGKASELKQMRFGLKIGSNDLEIKLRKIRSFLKEGHKVKILMFFRGREMAHKELGYELINKVFEQLQDEAILEQKPVMAGRNLSIVIRSK; this is encoded by the coding sequence ATGAGCCGCACAGACGCACTTAATGCTGCGCGGCAGGCAGGGGTTGACTTAGTGGAGATTTCACCAAAAGCCGATCCGCCTGTTGCAAAAATCATTGACTGGGGAAAGTATCAATACCAGAAGATGAAAGAGCAACAAAAAGCTCGACGCAACGGTAAAGCTAGCGAACTAAAACAAATGCGTTTCGGCTTAAAGATCGGTAGCAATGATCTAGAAATAAAGTTACGGAAAATCCGCTCATTTCTCAAAGAAGGACACAAAGTAAAAATTTTGATGTTCTTCCGCGGACGCGAGATGGCGCACAAAGAGCTGGGATACGAACTCATAAACAAAGTTTTTGAACAGCTGCAAGATGAGGCAATACTTGAACAGAAACCAGTGATGGCTGGGCGTAACCTCAGCATCGTAATAAGGAGTAAATAA
- a CDS encoding Magnesium chelatase, with product MGMFAKVLTAAPIGFDGSVVEVESDATKGLPGIQIVGLGNKAIDEAKERVKSAISNSLLEYPAKRITVNLAPAELPKDGTHYDLPIALAILLSSGQLAQTDIANSLFAGELALDGSIRPTSGAISIIEIARNAHVKTIYLPTKNAEQAALVADITIIPVDSLKQLYLHLKKESLITPIQRTASPVHHNSTSNDSTTLDDILGQEQAKRALVIAAAGHHNLLLSGTPGAGKSMLAKTLPSLLPPLSINEQLEVTKLYSLEGSATDNIITTRPFRSPHHTASRTSLMGGGPRPKPGEISLAHLGVLYLDEIPEFTRSTLESLRQPLEDHIVTVTRSGGRATYPANFMLVATMNPCPCGYYGDTARECTCSVTQIEHYQKRLSGPLLDRIDLTVHVSRISNDSLLSSNSSSKNQQSLAKKMIQNAINIQNNRYNRSGKYNNNLTNREISRFAKLNNESTILLRKASDALKLSPRGYFKVIRVARTIADLDSSDNITASHIAEALQYRQM from the coding sequence ATGGGTATGTTTGCGAAAGTATTAACTGCTGCGCCTATTGGCTTTGATGGTAGTGTTGTGGAGGTTGAGAGCGACGCGACAAAAGGCTTGCCGGGCATACAAATTGTCGGGCTCGGCAACAAAGCGATCGACGAAGCAAAAGAGCGAGTCAAAAGCGCCATATCAAATTCCTTACTTGAATATCCAGCTAAGCGCATCACTGTTAATCTCGCGCCCGCCGAGCTTCCCAAAGATGGCACGCACTATGACCTTCCGATTGCCCTAGCAATTCTGCTATCAAGCGGGCAGCTGGCGCAAACGGATATAGCTAATAGCCTTTTTGCCGGCGAACTTGCACTTGATGGATCTATTCGTCCCACTTCTGGCGCAATTAGCATTATCGAAATTGCACGAAACGCTCATGTAAAAACAATATATCTTCCGACAAAAAATGCCGAACAGGCAGCGCTTGTTGCCGACATTACAATTATACCTGTTGATTCATTAAAACAGTTATATCTACACCTGAAAAAAGAATCGCTTATCACGCCCATACAGCGCACAGCATCACCCGTTCATCACAACAGCACATCAAACGACAGCACGACGCTTGACGACATTCTCGGTCAAGAGCAAGCAAAAAGAGCACTCGTTATCGCAGCCGCAGGCCACCACAACCTGCTGCTTTCTGGCACACCCGGCGCTGGTAAATCAATGCTCGCAAAAACACTACCAAGTCTTTTACCGCCATTGTCAATCAACGAACAGCTTGAGGTGACAAAGCTATATAGCCTTGAAGGATCAGCGACTGACAATATCATCACGACGCGACCATTTCGATCGCCGCATCATACCGCAAGCCGCACTTCGCTTATGGGCGGTGGACCACGCCCTAAGCCCGGCGAAATAAGCCTTGCTCACCTCGGCGTTCTATATCTTGATGAAATACCAGAGTTCACCCGATCGACGCTTGAATCGCTTCGCCAGCCGCTTGAAGATCATATTGTCACTGTCACTCGATCTGGAGGACGAGCTACCTACCCCGCTAATTTTATGCTTGTCGCGACAATGAACCCATGTCCATGCGGGTACTATGGCGATACCGCACGAGAATGCACCTGTTCGGTAACTCAAATTGAACATTATCAAAAACGCCTTTCTGGACCCCTGCTTGATCGTATTGATCTCACCGTCCACGTATCGCGCATATCAAACGATTCACTATTATCCTCAAATTCGTCGTCAAAAAATCAACAATCTTTGGCGAAAAAAATGATTCAAAATGCGATAAATATTCAAAATAACAGATATAACCGTAGTGGCAAATACAACAATAATCTAACAAATAGAGAAATTTCACGATTTGCAAAACTTAACAACGAATCAACTATTTTACTCAGAAAAGCGTCTGATGCGCTCAAGCTGAGTCCGCGCGGCTATTTCAAAGTCATCCGTGTTGCGCGCACAATTGCCGACCTTGACAGCTCAGACAACATCACCGCGAGCCACATTGCGGAAGCACTGCAATATAGACAAATGTAG
- the thrS gene encoding threonine--tRNA ligase encodes MSEEQLYAMRHSLAHVMAASVKRLWPEAKFGVGPVVEDGFYYDIDLGSVKISEQDFNKIEAMMRRIIAEDQDFVREKRPIDDAIVWAKESQQPYKEELLNDLKRSGTTVAKDLDAAEMGTIADGDAAVKEVTFYTNGDFTDLCRGPHVANTQEIGAFKLMRVAGAYWRGNEKNPQMQRLYGIAFATQAELDEYLERLELAKQRDHRKLGKELDLYTMSPLVGIGLPMFTPRGTVLRDIVAQYSNQLRQKYGFQKVWTPHITKKDLYEKSGHWAKFGDELFLVKSQETSDQMALKPMNCPHHTQIFASKPRSYRDMPVRFLETTTDYRDEKTGELGGLSRVRSLTQDDSHVFCRPDQIEQEINNLLAAARELYGQINMKLRVRLSYRDESDGYLGERALWNSAQAQLKAAVVANGLDYFEQDGEAAFYGPKIDFMATDAIGREHQVATVQLDFVQPERFELEYATDDGKFTTPVMIHCALLGSIERFLSVFIEHTGGWFPFWAAPEQIRILTINETVTDYVDEITTILREIVLMAPIKYNEVRFTVDTRNESLGKKIREATAMKVPVQLIVGPKDKSARQVSVRTRDSEQKIALDELKTYIKKL; translated from the coding sequence GTGAGTGAAGAACAATTATATGCGATGCGACATAGTTTAGCGCATGTTATGGCTGCTAGTGTAAAGCGATTATGGCCGGAAGCCAAATTTGGCGTTGGACCGGTGGTCGAGGATGGTTTTTATTATGACATTGATCTTGGTAGCGTAAAAATAAGCGAGCAAGATTTCAATAAAATTGAAGCAATGATGCGACGTATTATTGCTGAAGACCAAGATTTTGTGCGCGAAAAACGTCCGATTGACGACGCGATCGTTTGGGCGAAGGAATCGCAACAGCCATACAAAGAAGAATTACTGAACGATCTTAAGCGTTCTGGCACAACAGTGGCGAAAGATTTAGACGCCGCTGAGATGGGTACGATCGCTGATGGCGACGCGGCTGTGAAGGAGGTGACTTTCTACACAAACGGCGATTTTACCGATTTGTGCCGCGGTCCACATGTGGCAAATACGCAGGAGATCGGTGCGTTTAAGCTGATGCGTGTAGCGGGGGCGTATTGGCGTGGTAACGAAAAGAATCCGCAAATGCAGCGATTGTATGGTATCGCATTTGCGACGCAGGCAGAGCTGGATGAATATTTGGAGCGTTTAGAGCTTGCGAAGCAGCGCGACCATCGTAAGCTCGGTAAAGAATTGGATTTGTACACGATGTCGCCGCTAGTTGGCATTGGGTTGCCAATGTTTACGCCGCGCGGCACGGTCTTGCGTGATATAGTAGCACAGTACTCGAATCAACTACGACAAAAATATGGTTTTCAGAAAGTTTGGACGCCGCATATCACAAAAAAAGATTTATATGAAAAATCTGGTCATTGGGCTAAATTTGGCGATGAGTTATTTTTGGTGAAAAGCCAGGAAACGAGCGATCAGATGGCGCTGAAGCCGATGAACTGTCCGCATCATACGCAGATTTTCGCATCAAAGCCGCGTAGCTACCGTGATATGCCGGTGCGCTTTTTAGAAACGACAACTGACTATCGTGATGAAAAGACTGGTGAACTTGGTGGCTTGAGTCGAGTACGTTCACTGACGCAAGATGACAGCCATGTTTTCTGTCGACCAGACCAGATTGAGCAGGAGATTAATAATCTTTTGGCGGCAGCGCGAGAGTTGTATGGGCAAATTAACATGAAATTACGTGTGCGGTTGAGCTACCGCGATGAATCGGATGGATATCTGGGCGAGCGTGCTTTATGGAATTCGGCACAAGCACAGCTCAAGGCTGCTGTTGTTGCAAATGGGTTAGACTATTTTGAGCAAGATGGCGAGGCTGCATTCTATGGTCCAAAGATAGACTTCATGGCGACGGATGCAATTGGTCGTGAGCATCAAGTTGCAACTGTTCAGCTTGATTTCGTTCAGCCGGAGCGGTTTGAACTAGAGTATGCAACAGATGATGGTAAATTTACAACACCTGTCATGATTCATTGTGCGCTTTTAGGTTCAATAGAGCGGTTCTTAAGTGTATTTATTGAGCATACTGGTGGTTGGTTTCCGTTTTGGGCAGCGCCAGAGCAAATACGTATTCTGACAATTAATGAAACAGTCACAGATTACGTAGACGAAATAACAACGATACTGCGCGAAATTGTACTGATGGCGCCAATAAAATATAATGAAGTAAGATTTACAGTAGACACGCGCAATGAATCACTGGGCAAGAAAATACGAGAGGCGACAGCTATGAAAGTTCCAGTTCAGCTTATTGTTGGGCCAAAGGACAAGAGCGCACGGCAAGTTAGTGTTCGTACACGGGACAGTGAGCAAAAAATTGCACTTGATGAGCTGAAGACATACATCAAGAAACTCTAA
- the rpmI gene encoding 50S ribosomal protein L35, whose product MPKIKTHKGTAKRIKLTSTGKLIRRRAFGNHMLSKKSKSRKRNIKTTAIVKGGMAKNVKRALGV is encoded by the coding sequence ATGCCAAAGATAAAGACCCACAAGGGCACTGCTAAGCGCATTAAGCTAACCAGTACCGGCAAACTCATCCGTCGCCGTGCGTTCGGAAATCATATGCTCTCTAAGAAGAGCAAATCGCGCAAGCGTAATATCAAAACTACCGCTATTGTTAAAGGCGGCATGGCGAAAAACGTAAAACGAGCACTGGGAGTATAG
- a CDS encoding site-2 protease family protein → MDFGNVIAVLVIIFVSMTLHELMHGIVAHRLGDDTARLMGRLTLNPFRHIDPIMTIALPVMIIFTNALTGAAMPVFGGAKPVPFNPENLKYGEWGIAMVAASGPLVNLLLAFISYAIAAYVGDGNAVGKLLATSVAVNLGFFAFNIIPIPPLDGSRVFYVIAPDFIRRFFEVAEQYGIVLVYIAVLVLSPVLTVYMQAVIYGCASLFSLVI, encoded by the coding sequence ATGGATTTTGGTAACGTTATTGCTGTTTTGGTAATTATTTTTGTATCGATGACACTCCATGAGTTGATGCATGGAATTGTTGCCCATAGACTTGGCGACGATACGGCGCGCCTCATGGGGCGCTTAACGCTAAATCCGTTTAGGCATATTGATCCTATTATGACAATTGCGCTTCCGGTGATGATTATTTTTACAAATGCATTAACAGGAGCGGCTATGCCAGTTTTTGGCGGTGCGAAACCTGTGCCATTTAATCCTGAGAATCTAAAATATGGCGAATGGGGAATTGCAATGGTGGCGGCGAGCGGGCCGTTGGTGAATTTATTGCTCGCGTTTATATCGTATGCAATAGCGGCTTATGTAGGCGATGGAAATGCGGTAGGAAAACTATTGGCTACTTCAGTAGCTGTTAATTTAGGTTTTTTTGCTTTCAATATTATTCCGATTCCGCCGCTTGATGGCTCGCGAGTCTTTTACGTAATAGCTCCCGACTTTATTCGTCGATTTTTCGAAGTAGCGGAGCAATATGGTATAGTGCTTGTCTATATTGCAGTACTTGTTTTATCACCGGTTTTGACGGTTTATATGCAAGCCGTTATTTACGGGTGTGCCAGCCTGTTCTCTTTGGTTATATAG
- the rpmB gene encoding 50S ribosomal protein L28, producing the protein MASRCELTGKGKQFGHNVSFSLRRTKRVFKPNLQKKTFVVNGQKVTMTLSTHAIRTLKKKGIIAQPVK; encoded by the coding sequence ATGGCATCACGCTGCGAATTAACCGGCAAAGGTAAACAATTCGGTCATAACGTAAGTTTTTCTTTGCGTCGCACTAAACGCGTTTTTAAACCGAATCTTCAAAAAAAGACGTTTGTTGTTAACGGGCAGAAAGTAACGATGACGCTTTCTACACATGCAATCCGTACGCTCAAGAAGAAAGGTATTATTGCGCAACCAGTAAAATAG
- a CDS encoding Transcriptional regulator — protein sequence MIDALFGSKTRVKLLYLFLNNPGQAFYVREITRLIGEQINSVRRELANMLEVGIVASNNMDNKLYYEVNQRYEYYVPMRAIFAGQTSKSAANEAQAEVYEDIIRRTAGVRVAIVAGILVSGSVSKVDLLMAGAISRAKIKSIVSTIEQAVGREITYSVLSYDELYYRLSVHDKFISDMLNNKHRVIVDTGNIIKTERQ from the coding sequence ATGATTGATGCATTATTTGGTTCAAAAACTCGTGTAAAGTTACTCTATTTATTCCTTAACAACCCAGGGCAAGCGTTTTATGTGCGTGAAATTACGCGGTTGATTGGCGAACAAATCAACTCTGTGCGAAGAGAGCTTGCAAATATGCTTGAGGTGGGTATTGTCGCGAGTAATAATATGGACAACAAGCTGTACTATGAAGTAAATCAGCGGTATGAGTATTACGTGCCGATGCGTGCTATATTTGCAGGGCAGACGTCAAAATCGGCTGCAAATGAAGCGCAAGCGGAAGTGTACGAAGATATTATTCGCCGTACAGCCGGTGTCCGTGTTGCTATTGTAGCGGGGATCCTGGTAAGCGGGTCTGTGAGTAAAGTTGATTTACTGATGGCAGGCGCTATCTCGCGCGCTAAGATTAAATCAATTGTCTCAACGATTGAGCAGGCAGTGGGGCGTGAGATTACTTATAGCGTGCTCTCGTATGACGAGCTATACTATAGATTGAGCGTTCACGATAAATTTATTAGTGATATGCTGAATAATAAGCACCGTGTCATTGTCGACACTGGCAATATTATAAAAACAGAGCGGCAGTAA
- the miaA gene encoding tRNA (adenosine(37)-N6)-dimethylallyltransferaseMiaA, with protein sequence MATRTVNEAPLVVIVGPTASGKTGLAIKVAQRFRGEIISADSRAIYRGLDIGTAKPSMKERDGVAHWGFDLVNPGERFTAADFKHYADAKITDIRLRGKVPILVGGTGLYVDSVVYDYTFTAVSNDLELRAKFEKKSLAELQNYCNKYNIKLPENNKNRRYVINAIIRKGALPQKNTDKYKDKILVGIMTDKATLKERIRNRAKTIVNDATINEAIQAARTWGWDNEAMTGNIYPLVRKHVAGELTRSELEEKFCTLDWRLAKRQLTWLRRNSEIAWCDLEHAYSYIAQRLADR encoded by the coding sequence ATGGCGACCAGAACTGTGAACGAGGCTCCACTCGTCGTAATCGTTGGTCCGACAGCAAGTGGTAAGACGGGTTTAGCAATTAAGGTTGCTCAGCGGTTTAGAGGTGAAATAATCTCCGCAGATTCTCGAGCGATATATCGCGGGCTTGACATTGGAACGGCAAAGCCGAGTATGAAAGAGCGCGACGGGGTCGCACATTGGGGTTTTGACTTAGTGAACCCTGGTGAGCGATTTACGGCTGCAGATTTTAAGCATTACGCCGATGCGAAAATAACTGACATACGATTACGAGGCAAAGTGCCGATTTTAGTTGGGGGGACAGGGTTGTATGTTGACAGTGTTGTTTATGACTATACATTCACGGCTGTATCAAATGATTTAGAGCTACGCGCAAAATTTGAGAAAAAATCTCTTGCAGAGCTACAAAATTATTGTAATAAGTACAATATTAAATTACCGGAGAATAATAAAAATAGGCGATATGTCATTAATGCAATCATTCGAAAGGGCGCTCTACCGCAGAAGAATACTGATAAATATAAAGACAAGATACTAGTCGGAATAATGACGGATAAAGCTACGCTTAAAGAAAGAATAAGAAATCGTGCAAAAACCATTGTAAATGATGCTACGATAAATGAAGCGATACAGGCAGCACGAACTTGGGGTTGGGACAATGAAGCTATGACTGGAAATATCTATCCGCTGGTTCGAAAGCATGTAGCGGGAGAACTGACACGCAGTGAACTAGAAGAAAAATTTTGTACGCTTGATTGGCGTTTAGCAAAACGACAACTGACATGGCTGCGTCGTAATTCTGAAATAGCATGGTGCGATCTTGAGCATGCGTACAGTTATATTGCTCAACGGTTGGCTGATAGATAG
- a CDS encoding Zn-dependent hydrolase → MFDIEYKGGNAVVIASKKTSLVVDPKVSLLGLKDLKVKDLVEFVTESRFATGKSDAQVIINSPGEYEVGDFTIIGIAATRHIDTPGDEKHSTIYRVECGEVSLGIIGNIAPGLSDEQLEALGVIDILIVPVGGGGYTLDATSAVSIVRAIDPKIVIPVHYRDAALQYEVPQDEVETFIKELGAPVDNVTKFKVKNDSSLPSVLTTVVVARS, encoded by the coding sequence ATGTTTGATATTGAATATAAGGGTGGAAATGCGGTCGTTATTGCAAGTAAAAAAACGTCGCTAGTCGTAGATCCGAAAGTGTCATTGCTTGGGTTAAAAGATTTAAAGGTAAAGGATTTAGTTGAATTTGTCACTGAATCTCGTTTTGCAACTGGTAAGAGTGATGCACAAGTTATTATAAATAGCCCTGGCGAGTACGAGGTTGGCGACTTTACGATCATTGGTATTGCTGCGACGCGTCATATTGATACCCCTGGCGACGAAAAACATTCAACGATTTACCGTGTTGAGTGTGGCGAAGTATCGCTGGGAATTATTGGGAATATCGCACCCGGGCTAAGCGATGAGCAGCTTGAAGCGCTTGGTGTGATTGATATTTTAATCGTGCCTGTTGGTGGCGGCGGATATACACTTGATGCAACAAGTGCTGTTTCAATTGTTCGAGCGATTGATCCGAAGATTGTTATACCAGTTCATTATCGTGATGCCGCCCTTCAGTATGAAGTTCCGCAAGATGAAGTTGAAACGTTTATTAAAGAGCTAGGCGCTCCGGTTGATAATGTAACCAAATTCAAAGTTAAAAATGATAGCTCATTGCCGTCGGTTTTAACGACGGTGGTAGTTGCGCGCAGCTAA
- the rplT gene encoding 50S ribosomal protein L20, translating to MRVKRGVTASAKHKKIIKAAKGMQHNRTRSFRLAKQAVIRSLQYAYRDRRNKRRDLRGLWITRINAAARENGTTYGKLIADLRAANVGIDRKILAELAVNEPKAFAAIVKQVTK from the coding sequence ATGCGAGTTAAACGAGGAGTTACTGCTTCAGCAAAGCATAAAAAAATCATCAAAGCTGCAAAAGGCATGCAGCACAACCGTACACGCAGTTTTCGGCTTGCGAAACAAGCCGTTATCAGATCGCTACAATATGCATACCGAGATCGCCGCAATAAACGGCGCGATCTTCGCGGTCTCTGGATCACCCGCATCAACGCCGCTGCTCGCGAGAACGGTACGACGTACGGTAAGCTCATTGCCGATTTACGCGCTGCCAATGTAGGAATTGATCGCAAAATACTTGCGGAATTAGCAGTAAACGAACCAAAGGCATTTGCTGCTATTGTCAAGCAAGTTACAAAATAG